The Brassica napus cultivar Da-Ae chromosome C7, Da-Ae, whole genome shotgun sequence genome has a segment encoding these proteins:
- the LOC106405730 gene encoding glucose-1-phosphate adenylyltransferase small subunit, chloroplastic-like, which translates to MATMAAIGSLKVPSSSSNHTRRLSSSSQRKTLSFSSSSLAGEKINPTQEIIISNLPGRNERRRPSIVSPKAVSDSQNSQTCLDPDASRSVLGIILGGGAGTRLYPLTKKRAKPAVPLGANYRLIDIPVSNCLNSNISKIYVLTQFNSASLNRHLSRAYASNMGGYKNEGFVEVLAAQQSPENPNWFQGTADAVRQYLWLFEEHNVLEFLVLAGDHLYRMDYEKFIQAHRETDADITVAALPMDEKRATAFGLMKIDDEGRIIEFAEKPKGEQLKAMKVDTTILGLDDERAKEMPFIASMGIYVVSKNVMLDLLRDQFPGANDFGSEVIPGATDLGLRVQAYLYDGYWEDIGTIEAFYNANLGITKKPVPDFSFYDRSAPIYTQPRYLPPSKMLDADVTDSVIGEGCVIKNCKIHHSVIGLRSCISEGAIIEDTLLMGADYYETDADRTLLAAKGSIPIGIGRDSHIKRAIIDKNARIGDNVKIINTDNVQEAARETDGYFIKSGIVTVIKDALIPSGTVI; encoded by the exons ATGGCGACAATGGCTGCAATCGGATCCTTAAAAGTCCCTTCCTCTTCCTCGAACCACACCCGTAGATTATCATCTTCTTCTCAACGGAAGACTCTCTCGTTCTCGTCGTCTTCTCTTGCCGGAGAGAAAATCAACCCCACGCAGGAGATCATCATCTCCAATCTCCCAGGTCGCAACGAGAGAAGAAGGCCATCGATCGTCTCTCCAAAAGCAGTTTCCGATTCGCAAAACTCGCAAACTTGCCTTGATCCTGACGCTAGCAGA AGTGTGTTGGGGATAATTCTCGGAGGTGGTGCTGGAACGAGATTGTATCCGCTAACGAAGAAGAGAGCGAAGCCAGCTGTTCCTCTCGGCGCTAACTACCGTCTCATTGATATCCCAGTGAGCAATTGCTTGAACAGTAACATCTCCAAGATCTATGTCCTTACTCAGTTCAACTCCGCTTCTCTCAACCGCCATCTCTCCCGAGCTTACGCCAGCAACATGGGTGGTTACAAGAACGAAGGCTTCGTCGAGGTTCTTGCTGCTCAACAGAGTCCCGAGAACCCCAATTGGTTTCAGGGGACTGCTGATGCAGTGAGGCAGTACTTGTGGTTGTTTGAAGAGCACAATGTGTTGGAGTTTTTGGTTCTTGCAGGGGATCATTTGTACCGTATGGACTACGAGAAGTTCATTCAAGCGCATCGTGAGACCGACGCTGATATCACTGTTGCTGCTCTTCCTATGGATGAGAAACGTGCCACGGCTTTTGGACTGATGAAGATTGATGACGAAGGAAGGATCATTGAGTTTGCTGAGAAGCCTAAAGGAGAGCAGTTAAAGGCTATGAAG GTTGATACAACAATCTTGGGACTTGATGATGAACGAGCCAAAGAGATGCCCTTTATTGCTAgtatggggatatatgttgttAGCAAGAATGTGATGTTGGACTTGCTCCGAGACCAGTTCCCTGGAGCTAATGACTTCGGGAGTGAAGTTATCCCTGGTGCTACTGATCTTGGACTGAGA GTGCAAGCTTATCTGTATGATGGATACTGGGAAGATATTGGTACCATTGAAGCCTTTTACAATGCTAATCTTGGGATCACCAAGAAACCAGTACCAGATTTCAGCTTCTATGACCGTTCAGCACCAATCTACACACAGCCTCGGTACTTACCTCCATCCAAGATGCTTGATGCTGATGTTACCGATAGTGTGATCGGTGAAGGTTGTGTCATCAAG AATTGCAAAATCCACCATTCCGTCATTGGTCTTCGGTCTTGCATATCGGAGGGTGCAATCATAGAAGACACCTTGTTGATGGGCGCAGACTACTACGAG ACTGATGCGGATAGGACACTCCTGGCTGCAAAAGGCAGCATCCCAATTGGCATTGGCCGAGACTCTCACATTAAAAGAGCTATCATTGACAAGAATGCTCGTATTGGTGACAACGTCAAg ATCATCAACACGGACAATGTGCAAGAAGCTGCCAGAGAGACGGATGGATACTTCATCAAGAGCGGCATTGTTACAGTGATCAAGGATGCTCTGATTCCTAGTGGAACTGTTATCTAA